The genomic region TTCCTGCTGGTCCGCGACGACCTCGCCACCGTGGGAGCGGCCACCACCGCCGCGCTGTTCTTCCACCGGCTCTTCAACCCCATCGGCCTGCTGCTGTTCGAGTCGGACTCCGTGCTGCAGGCCGGGGCGAGCCTCGCCCGGCTCGTCGGCGTCACGTCCCTGCCCACCGCCGCGCCCGCGGGCGACGGCGAGCAGCCTCGTCAAGGCCGGCCAACGGCCGGGCGGGTCGAGCCGGGGGCGCTGGAGGTGGTCGTCACCCGCCACCGCTACGACGACGGACCCGTCGTGCTGCGGGACCTCGCACTCCGTCTCGCCCCCGGGGAACGCGTCGCGCTCGTCGGCGCGAGCGGGGCCGGCAAGAGCACGGTCGCCGGCATCAGCGCCGGCATCATCACCCCCACCGACGGATCGGTGTCGCTGCGCGGTGTGCCGCTGGCCGACCTCGGCGAACATCGCGTCCGTCGCGAGATCGCGCTGATCAGCCAGGAGGTGCACGTCTTCGCCGGGTCACTCGGCGACGACCTGCGCCTGGCCGACCCGGACGCCACCGACGCTCAGCTCACCGCCGCCCTCGACCTGGTCGGCGCCACGGCCTGGCTCCGCACCCTGCCCGACGGCCTCGCCACGGACGTGGGGGAGGGCGGCAAGCAGCTCACCGCCGCCCAGGCCCAGCACCTCGCCCTGGCGCGCCTCGTCCTCGCCGACCCCGTCGTCGCCGTCCTCGACGAGGCCACCGCCGAGGCCGGCAGCGCCGGTGCCCGCGACCTCGACCGTGCCGCCCTGGCCGCCACCGAGGGGCGCACCACGCTGATCGTCGCCCACCGGCTCAGCCAGGCGGCCACGGCGGACCGCATCGTGGTCCTGGAGCACGGCCGCGTCGTGGAGCAGGGCACGCACGGCGAACTGCTGGCGGCCGGAGGCCGCTACAGCGACCTGTGGCGTTCGTGGCGCACGCCGGATCCGGTGGTCCCGAGGGGACGAGACGGCGAGGAGGGTCTCGGCGACTCCCCAGTGGAGATGTCCGGCCTCCGCGCTTCCGGACCCGGACCCGCCACCACCTGACGGGACGCCCGAACGGCGGGGTGCGGTGAGGCTGATCATGCCATCTAGCCAACGGGCGCAACTTTGTTTAGCCTAACCTAACTCTCGGCCGTGACACCGGCCCCGACATCGAGAAACGGAAGACCTCACCATGCGCGCGTGGCGTCCGATCCTGGCAGTGGCGGTGCTCAGCGCCATGCTCGCCGGCTGCGGCAACAACTCCGAGACCGGCGACAAGGCTTCCGCCGCTGGCCCCTGGTCGTTCAGCGACGGGTCCGGTCAGGTCGTCAAGGCGGACAAGACCCCCACCCGGATCATCGCGCACGCCGGCGAGGCCGCCGCGCTGATGTCCTTCGGCATCAAGCCCGTGGGGATCTACGCGGACGAGCCGGTCAAGACCGACCCCAACCTGAAGAACCTCGACCTCAGCGGGATCGAGGTCCTCGGCGAGGAGTGGGGCAAGATCGACGTGGAGAAGGCGGCCTCACTGCGGCCGGACCTGATCGTCGGGGACTGGTGGCCCGTCGAGAAGGCGCACAGCGGCATGGAGGAAGGCGTCGACGAGAAGAGCAAGAAGCTCGCCGAACTCGCCCCCGTCGTCGGCGTCGCGCAGGGCAAGTCGATCGCCGAACTGGCCGAGGGGTACGAGTCCCTGGCCAAGAGCCTCGGCGCCGATGTGGACAACCCGCAGATCGCCGCGAACAAGAAGCGCTTCGAGGAGGCGGTCACCGCCTTCAAGGCGGCCGTCGCGGGCAAGCCCGGACTCACCGTCGCGGCCATGTCGCCGGCTGACGACAAGTTGTACGTGGCCAACCCCGCGTACGCCCCCGAGCTGCTGGACCTGCAGAGCTGGGGCCTGAAGGTGATCAACCCCGACAAGCCGGACCCGAGCTTCGCCTACTGGGAGAACCTCAGCTGGGAGAACGCGGACAAGTACCAGCCCGACCTGATCCTCTGGGACGGCCGCTCCTTCACCCCCACCGCGAACGCGGACTGGGGCAAGAAGCAGCCGACCTGGTTCAAGATCAAGGCAGCCAAGGCCGGTGCCGCCGTCTCTTGGCCGGCGTTCTGGCTGCACACGTACGGCGACTTCGCCACCGAGCTGGACAAGCTGACCGAGGCGGTCAAGGCCGCGGATCCGAATGTCGGCAACTAGCCCGTCCGCGACGCGCACCTCGACGCAGGGCCTGCGGCGAGCCTCCGCCCTCGGGCCGGGGCTCGCCGTGCTCGGCGCGATCCTCGCCCTCGTCGCGTTCCTGAGCGTGACGATGGGCTCCCGCTCCATCGGCCTGTCCGAGGTGCTGCACGCCCTCGGCAGCCTGGACAGCGACGGCTCCATCGGCAGCACGATCACGCTGGAACTGCGCGTGCCCCGCACCCTGCTCGGCATCCTGGTCGGCGCCGCGCTCGGCGTCGCCGGGGCGATCCTGCAGGGCGTGACCCGCAACCCGCTCGCCGACGCCGGCATCATGGGCATCAACTCGGGCGCGGCCGCGTTCGTGGTCTTCGCCATCACCGTGCTCGGCCTGCGCGGCGTCAACGTCTACGTCTGGTTCGCGTTCGTCGGCGCGACCGCCGC from Micromonospora sp. WMMD812 harbors:
- a CDS encoding ABC transporter ATP-binding protein, whose product is MTDEPGPNVVQSRQLLPTATARQTWAALRAEFARLPGLSVAAGALLVAAAASGLVAPWVLGRLVDDVIAGSTTSRIVSWASVIAGAAVLGGVLTAAGAAVAARLGETVLARLRERVLDRALHLPSATLERAGTGDLVARAGDDVAVVTNVIASSGPAFLGALLSIVLTAAGLFALDWRLGLAGLAAAPAYALALRWYLARSVPYYARERVAVGERAQAMAGALRGAATVRAYRLEDAHVARIAERSAVARDLSLEIFNLFTRFGLRINRAEFVGLAAVLLAGFLLVRDDLATVGAATTAALFFHRLFNPIGLLLFESDSVLQAGASLARLVGVTSLPTAAPAGDGEQPRQGRPTAGRVEPGALEVVVTRHRYDDGPVVLRDLALRLAPGERVALVGASGAGKSTVAGISAGIITPTDGSVSLRGVPLADLGEHRVRREIALISQEVHVFAGSLGDDLRLADPDATDAQLTAALDLVGATAWLRTLPDGLATDVGEGGKQLTAAQAQHLALARLVLADPVVAVLDEATAEAGSAGARDLDRAALAATEGRTTLIVAHRLSQAATADRIVVLEHGRVVEQGTHGELLAAGGRYSDLWRSWRTPDPVVPRGRDGEEGLGDSPVEMSGLRASGPGPATT
- a CDS encoding ABC transporter substrate-binding protein yields the protein MRAWRPILAVAVLSAMLAGCGNNSETGDKASAAGPWSFSDGSGQVVKADKTPTRIIAHAGEAAALMSFGIKPVGIYADEPVKTDPNLKNLDLSGIEVLGEEWGKIDVEKAASLRPDLIVGDWWPVEKAHSGMEEGVDEKSKKLAELAPVVGVAQGKSIAELAEGYESLAKSLGADVDNPQIAANKKRFEEAVTAFKAAVAGKPGLTVAAMSPADDKLYVANPAYAPELLDLQSWGLKVINPDKPDPSFAYWENLSWENADKYQPDLILWDGRSFTPTANADWGKKQPTWFKIKAAKAGAAVSWPAFWLHTYGDFATELDKLTEAVKAADPNVGN